One segment of Paenibacillus rhizovicinus DNA contains the following:
- the hutI gene encoding imidazolonepropionase — MIDRIDLLLTGIGCLVTPVGNAPHRGQAMSELREIPQAAIAMRDGLIALAGPESDVLNGLGGAAVAETLDAGGCLAAPGLVDPHTHLVHAGSREHELALKRAGMPYLDILAQGGGILSTVRATRGASARELYEKAYRSLDIMLLQGVTTVEAKSGYGLSLETERKQLRAAKLLNDAHPLDIASTFMGAHAVPAEYKGRTDEYADLVCEMLPRIAEEGLAEFCDVFCEHGVFTVEQSRRILLAGRRCGLHSKIHADEIESLGGAELAGELGAVSADHLLAASDEGLRMLAANGVIPVLLPGTSFNLGLNRHARARDMIDKFNLPVSLATDYNPGSCPTESIQLVIMLASLNLKMTPEEILTACTINAACAIGRGHRIGTIEAGKQADIVLFDAPNLAYLPYHFGVNHAYGVIKNGQAAVWNRQIVKPRSNSGEGTP; from the coding sequence ATCATCGATCGAATCGATCTGCTGCTGACGGGTATTGGCTGCTTGGTTACCCCTGTCGGGAACGCGCCGCATCGCGGGCAAGCGATGAGCGAGCTGCGGGAGATTCCGCAGGCTGCAATCGCCATGCGGGACGGTCTGATTGCGCTTGCCGGTCCGGAGTCCGACGTGCTGAACGGCTTGGGCGGCGCCGCAGTCGCCGAAACGCTCGACGCGGGCGGCTGTCTGGCCGCACCCGGGCTCGTCGATCCGCATACGCATCTGGTGCACGCCGGTTCGCGCGAGCACGAGCTTGCGCTCAAGCGCGCGGGCATGCCGTATCTGGACATTCTGGCGCAGGGCGGCGGCATCCTGAGCACCGTTCGGGCTACCCGCGGGGCGAGTGCGAGGGAGCTGTACGAGAAGGCGTACCGCAGCCTCGATATCATGCTGCTGCAAGGGGTCACGACCGTGGAAGCCAAGAGCGGCTACGGGCTCTCCTTGGAAACCGAGCGGAAACAATTGCGCGCGGCGAAGCTGTTGAACGACGCGCATCCGCTCGACATTGCATCGACGTTCATGGGCGCGCATGCGGTACCTGCCGAGTACAAAGGACGGACGGACGAGTACGCGGACCTCGTGTGCGAAATGCTCCCGCGGATCGCGGAAGAAGGGCTGGCGGAATTTTGCGATGTCTTCTGCGAGCACGGCGTCTTCACGGTGGAGCAATCCCGCCGGATCTTGCTTGCAGGGCGGCGCTGCGGCCTGCATTCCAAGATTCATGCCGACGAGATCGAATCGCTCGGCGGCGCCGAATTAGCGGGGGAGCTGGGCGCGGTATCCGCCGATCACCTGCTGGCCGCTTCCGACGAAGGCTTGCGCATGCTGGCGGCCAATGGCGTAATTCCGGTGCTGCTGCCCGGCACGTCGTTCAATCTGGGACTGAACAGACACGCCCGGGCGCGCGATATGATCGACAAGTTCAACCTGCCGGTTTCCTTGGCAACGGATTATAATCCCGGTTCTTGTCCGACCGAATCCATACAGCTCGTGATCATGTTGGCATCGCTGAACTTGAAGATGACGCCGGAAGAAATCCTGACGGCCTGCACGATCAATGCGGCCTGCGCGATCGGGCGCGGCCATCGGATCGGAACGATCGAGGCCGGGAAACAAGCGGATATCGTGTTGTTCGATGCTCCGAATTTGGCTTATCTGCCGTACCATTTCGGCGTCAACCACGCGTACGGCGTAATCAAGAACGGGCAGGCCGCCGTATGGAACCGGCAAATCGTCAAGCCCCGTTCAAACTCGGGGGAAGGGACGCCATGA
- the hutU gene encoding urocanate hydratase — protein MTTNQPNDPRRSIRAPRGTALSCKGWGQEAALRMLMNNLDPDVAERPEELVVYGGIGKAARSWPAYDAIVRELRRLENDETLLVQSGKPVGVFRTHERAPRVLLSNSVLVPKWATWEHFRELERKGLMMYGQMTAGSWIYIGTQGILQGTYETFAEAARQHAGGTLAGTLTLTAGLGGMGGAQPLAVTMNGGVVIAVEADRSRIERRIRTRYCDVLAETLEEALALADRALAERRALAIGLAGNAADVYPAFVRRGIKPDFVTDQTSAHDPLVGYIPASFSLDEAAALRAADPARYVRLAKASMAIHVQAMLDLRRAGSVVFDYGNNIRQAAFDEGITDAFDIPGFVPAYIRPLFCEGKGPFRWAALSGDPEDIRKTDELVLRLFPDNERLCRWIEMARDRVAFQGLPARICWLGFGERKKFGLALNDMVRAGELKAPIVIGRDHLDCGSVASPNRETEAMKDGSDAVGDWAILNALINASAGASWVSLHHGGGVGMGYSLHAGMVVVADGTDEAAERLRCVLTTDPGMGVIRHVDAGYDEAVETAEKHGIRIPMRE, from the coding sequence ATGACGACGAATCAGCCGAACGATCCAAGACGCAGCATCCGCGCTCCTCGCGGTACGGCGTTATCTTGCAAGGGATGGGGGCAAGAAGCGGCTCTCCGCATGCTGATGAATAACCTTGATCCTGACGTCGCGGAGCGCCCCGAAGAGCTGGTCGTCTACGGCGGCATCGGCAAAGCGGCGCGCAGCTGGCCCGCTTATGACGCCATCGTGCGCGAGCTGAGGCGGCTTGAGAACGACGAGACGCTGCTCGTGCAGTCCGGTAAGCCCGTCGGCGTCTTCCGGACGCATGAACGTGCGCCCCGGGTGCTGCTGTCGAATTCCGTGCTCGTGCCGAAATGGGCGACATGGGAGCATTTCCGCGAGCTGGAACGCAAAGGGCTGATGATGTACGGCCAAATGACGGCAGGCAGCTGGATCTACATCGGGACGCAGGGCATCCTGCAGGGGACGTATGAAACTTTCGCCGAAGCGGCTCGCCAGCATGCGGGCGGAACGCTGGCAGGCACGCTGACCTTGACGGCGGGCCTTGGCGGCATGGGCGGCGCGCAGCCGCTGGCGGTTACGATGAACGGGGGCGTCGTCATCGCCGTCGAAGCCGATCGCAGCCGAATCGAACGGCGCATCCGGACACGGTACTGCGACGTGCTGGCCGAAACGCTGGAGGAAGCGCTGGCCTTGGCCGATCGAGCGCTTGCCGAACGGCGGGCGCTCGCGATCGGACTCGCCGGGAACGCGGCGGACGTATATCCGGCGTTCGTCCGGCGCGGGATCAAGCCGGACTTCGTGACGGACCAGACCTCCGCGCACGACCCGCTCGTCGGTTATATCCCGGCAAGCTTCTCCCTCGACGAAGCGGCAGCCTTGCGGGCGGCCGATCCCGCTCGCTATGTCCGGCTGGCCAAGGCAAGCATGGCGATCCACGTTCAAGCGATGCTCGACCTGCGGCGAGCGGGTTCCGTCGTGTTCGATTACGGGAACAACATTCGTCAAGCGGCATTCGACGAAGGAATAACGGACGCCTTCGATATCCCCGGCTTCGTGCCGGCCTATATCCGACCGTTGTTCTGCGAAGGCAAAGGTCCGTTCCGATGGGCCGCGCTCTCCGGGGATCCGGAAGACATCCGCAAGACGGATGAACTCGTGCTCCGCCTGTTCCCGGATAACGAGCGTCTGTGCCGCTGGATCGAGATGGCTCGCGACCGCGTGGCGTTCCAGGGACTTCCGGCGCGCATCTGCTGGCTCGGCTTCGGCGAACGGAAGAAGTTCGGCCTTGCGCTGAACGACATGGTTCGCGCGGGCGAGCTGAAAGCGCCGATCGTCATCGGCCGCGACCACCTGGACTGCGGCTCGGTGGCATCGCCGAACCGGGAGACGGAGGCGATGAAGGACGGCTCGGACGCGGTTGGCGATTGGGCGATTCTGAACGCGCTCATCAACGCGTCGGCCGGCGCTTCCTGGGTGTCCCTGCATCACGGAGGCGGCGTCGGCATGGGGTACTCCTTGCACGCCGGCATGGTCGTCGTGGCGGACGGCACCGACGAAGCGGCGGAACGGCTGCGCTGCGTGCTGACGACCGACCCGGGCATGGGCGTGATCCGTCATGTGGACGCGGGTTACGACGAAGCGGTCGAGACGGCGGAGAAACACGGCATTCGCATTCCGATGCGCGAATAA
- the hutH gene encoding histidine ammonia-lyase yields MTPIILDGRQLTPEAVMEAAFEHREVMLSGEAGTRVERCRELVEDLVAAGKVVYGVNTGFGKFSDVHISPQDTAKLQINLIRSHACAVGRALPAETVRALMLLRANALAKGYSGIRPATLRLLIDCLNHNVHPVVPEQGSLGASGDLAPLSHLALVLMGEGEAYYSGERLPGAEALSRAGLRPIALQAKEGLALINGTQIMTAIGTLTFMKAQRLARIADAIASLTLESLRGIPEAFAEEVQFARPYPEQIGVASNLRALLQGSRLTTRQGEIRVQDAYSLRCLPQVHGATRQVLAYVRDKLAIEINSATDNPLLFLDAGRVVSGGNFHGQPIAFAMDFLKIGMSELANIAERRTERLVNPALSGGLPPFLSHAPGLASGLMITQYVSASLVSENKVLAHPASVDSIPSSANQEDHVSMGTTAARHAAQVVENAAKVLAIELICAAEAADFVGTDGLAPATRALYDRLRALVRPVVDDRALSEEIELTAAALLSGEWLDAVEAVAGSLY; encoded by the coding sequence ATGACGCCGATCATCCTGGATGGACGGCAGCTCACGCCGGAAGCAGTCATGGAAGCAGCCTTTGAACATCGCGAGGTCATGCTGAGCGGCGAAGCCGGTACGCGCGTAGAACGGTGCCGCGAGCTGGTGGAGGATCTGGTGGCCGCCGGCAAAGTCGTGTACGGGGTAAACACCGGATTCGGGAAATTCAGCGACGTCCATATCTCGCCGCAAGATACCGCGAAGCTCCAAATCAATTTGATCCGCAGCCATGCCTGCGCCGTAGGCCGCGCCCTGCCGGCGGAGACCGTGCGGGCGCTTATGCTGCTTCGCGCGAACGCGCTTGCCAAAGGGTATTCCGGCATTCGTCCGGCAACGCTTCGGCTGCTGATCGACTGTCTGAATCATAACGTGCACCCGGTCGTGCCGGAGCAAGGCTCGCTCGGCGCGAGCGGCGACCTGGCGCCGTTGTCCCATCTTGCGCTCGTGCTAATGGGCGAAGGCGAGGCCTATTATTCGGGCGAACGGCTTCCGGGCGCGGAAGCGCTGTCGCGGGCGGGACTGCGGCCGATCGCCCTGCAGGCCAAGGAGGGGCTCGCGCTCATCAACGGCACCCAAATCATGACGGCGATCGGGACGTTGACCTTCATGAAAGCGCAGCGGCTCGCGCGAATCGCCGATGCGATCGCATCGCTCACCTTGGAAAGCCTGCGCGGGATTCCGGAGGCGTTCGCGGAGGAAGTACAGTTCGCGCGGCCGTATCCCGAGCAGATCGGCGTGGCGAGCAATCTTCGCGCGCTGCTGCAGGGAAGCCGCTTGACTACCCGGCAAGGGGAGATACGGGTTCAAGATGCCTATTCGCTCCGCTGCCTGCCCCAAGTGCACGGCGCTACCCGTCAGGTGCTGGCTTACGTGCGGGATAAGCTCGCGATCGAGATCAATTCCGCGACGGACAATCCGCTCTTGTTCCTCGATGCGGGGCGGGTCGTCTCGGGCGGGAATTTCCACGGGCAGCCGATCGCGTTCGCGATGGACTTCTTGAAGATCGGCATGAGCGAGCTCGCGAATATTGCCGAACGCCGCACCGAGCGTCTGGTGAATCCGGCGTTGTCCGGCGGGCTGCCGCCCTTCCTCAGTCATGCGCCTGGCCTTGCGTCCGGCTTGATGATCACGCAGTATGTCAGCGCCTCGCTCGTCTCCGAGAACAAGGTGCTGGCGCATCCCGCGAGCGTGGATTCGATTCCGTCGTCGGCCAATCAGGAGGACCATGTATCCATGGGAACGACAGCCGCAAGGCATGCGGCGCAGGTCGTCGAGAACGCGGCCAAAGTGCTGGCCATCGAGCTGATCTGCGCGGCGGAAGCAGCCGATTTCGTCGGGACGGACGGCTTGGCGCCGGCGACTCGCGCGCTCTACGATCGACTGCGCGCGCTCGTTCGGCCAGTCGTCGACGACCGTGCCTTGTCCGAAGAGATCGAGCTTACGGCAGCCGCTTTGTTGTCCGGCGAATGGCTGGACGCGGTAGAAGCCGTTGCCGGCTCGTTGTATTAA
- a CDS encoding catalase has product MEENNGLPRNPEASRHAASYHSQTVGERGPVLEQDSMLHETLETFVHSTILERPVHVKGNGAFGYFETVHSMAEHTKICFLQQPGQQVPVTVRFSLAVSNKGTPDTSRNVRGFATKFYTDEGVFDLIFNHIPVFLIRDAIRFPESIQAFLPSPVNNLMDPERFWGFIARAPEATHFLVWLYSDAGTVKSYRHMPGHSVNTYVWRNAQGVRKYVKYHWVPAAGLQYIDSRESAKLSGENPDYAGQDLYDTLAAGKTVDYGLYVQLMNPEDAAVLPYDPLDDTKVWDERQYPLVPVGQLVLNGNPDNYMEQVEKLAFSPSNLLEGAELSDDKMLQGRANIYTDSQRRRIGPDFRKVPINQQADWTPASQVTSGEGRFVEGQLVRSDLPKPDNFTQAGQYYRALDAVNQEHLVHNLAADLAVVSPETQNIVLSYLTQASSELGERVERQIQAQAGG; this is encoded by the coding sequence ATGGAAGAAAACAATGGATTGCCCCGCAATCCCGAAGCGTCGAGACACGCAGCTTCATATCATTCGCAGACCGTCGGCGAACGAGGTCCCGTATTGGAACAAGACAGCATGCTGCACGAGACGCTGGAGACGTTCGTACATAGCACGATCCTCGAAAGGCCGGTGCACGTCAAAGGCAACGGCGCTTTCGGCTACTTCGAAACCGTGCATTCCATGGCGGAGCATACGAAGATCTGCTTCCTGCAGCAGCCAGGGCAGCAAGTTCCCGTCACGGTGCGGTTTTCTCTGGCCGTCAGCAACAAGGGCACTCCGGATACGTCCCGCAACGTTCGCGGTTTCGCCACCAAATTTTATACGGATGAAGGCGTGTTCGACTTGATCTTCAATCACATTCCCGTCTTTCTCATCCGTGACGCGATTCGCTTCCCGGAGTCGATTCAAGCCTTCCTGCCTTCGCCGGTCAACAATCTCATGGATCCCGAACGGTTCTGGGGCTTCATCGCCAGAGCTCCCGAAGCGACGCATTTTCTGGTCTGGCTGTATTCGGACGCAGGTACCGTGAAGAGTTACCGCCACATGCCGGGTCACAGCGTGAACACGTACGTCTGGCGGAACGCGCAGGGCGTAAGAAAGTACGTCAAGTACCACTGGGTTCCCGCTGCCGGGCTGCAGTATATCGACAGCCGCGAATCGGCCAAGTTGAGCGGGGAGAATCCGGATTATGCCGGCCAAGACTTATACGATACGCTCGCCGCGGGCAAGACCGTCGACTACGGGCTTTACGTGCAGCTCATGAACCCCGAAGACGCGGCCGTCCTTCCCTATGATCCGCTCGACGATACCAAGGTTTGGGATGAACGGCAGTATCCGCTGGTGCCGGTCGGCCAGCTGGTCTTGAATGGCAATCCGGATAATTACATGGAGCAGGTGGAGAAGCTCGCCTTCTCGCCGTCCAATCTCTTGGAAGGCGCTGAACTGTCGGACGACAAAATGCTGCAAGGACGCGCGAATATCTATACGGATTCGCAGCGCCGTCGGATCGGCCCGGATTTCCGTAAAGTCCCCATCAACCAGCAAGCGGATTGGACGCCTGCTTCCCAGGTCACGAGCGGCGAAGGCCGATTCGTGGAGGGGCAGCTCGTGCGCTCCGACCTGCCGAAGCCCGATAATTTCACGCAAGCCGGCCAGTATTACCGAGCCCTCGATGCCGTGAACCAGGAACATCTGGTGCATAATCTTGCCGCCGATCTGGCGGTTGTATCTCCCGAAACGCAGAATATCGTGTTAAGCTATTTGACCCAAGCGTCGAGCGAGCTGGGAGAACGCGTCGAGCGGCAGATACAGGCGCAAGCCGGCGGTTAA
- a CDS encoding pentapeptide repeat-containing protein, with the protein MLIDNKITNHAKWIHSLGRQGEQLYVSAMDLSKQDFSAMDLSEAVLLDSNLDMANLMQANLSSSNLGYSSLKSSNLTGTLLVKAEANHANFGKATMVNCDAFRATFIASDFEEADLTGANLASALLSEANLENAILSQGDLSYSTMNGCRVRGIQLAGVKGIETLAVDWIDIGPKGRVDKLVGKDAVEWLTRRANGQ; encoded by the coding sequence ATGCTCATCGATAATAAGATTACGAATCATGCGAAATGGATACATTCGTTAGGCCGACAAGGCGAACAATTATACGTGTCGGCAATGGATTTATCGAAACAGGATTTTTCCGCCATGGATTTAAGCGAAGCCGTCCTGCTGGATTCCAATTTAGACATGGCCAACTTGATGCAAGCCAACTTGAGCAGCTCCAATCTGGGCTATTCAAGTTTGAAGTCGTCGAATTTAACCGGGACTCTTCTCGTTAAAGCAGAAGCGAATCATGCGAACTTCGGCAAAGCGACAATGGTGAATTGCGATGCATTCAGGGCGACATTCATTGCATCCGACTTCGAAGAAGCGGATTTGACGGGTGCTAATCTTGCGAGCGCTTTACTGTCGGAAGCTAATTTGGAGAACGCCATCTTAAGTCAAGGCGATTTATCGTATAGTACCATGAACGGCTGCAGAGTGCGCGGAATCCAGTTAGCCGGCGTGAAAGGAATCGAAACCTTGGCGGTGGATTGGATTGATATCGGTCCGAAGGGACGCGTTGACAAGTTAGTCGGCAAGGATGCAGTCGAGTGGCTGACCCGAAGAGCAAACGGCCAGTAA
- a CDS encoding PrsW family glutamic-type intramembrane protease produces the protein MNTIWAIRTGIRDFVARIVGTYQALIMKYPIIKKAYMIYSWLSLIMLIVSLLFVEESRTMLVQYLWSFYVLLQFWFLCRSKTIPWKQSVVFVLAGVFIVVPLTTLTVHAFHALFGGRTSDTWSMAFITPIFEETWKLLPLGLFLLFSRRASALSLSDYTLIGAATGVGFQLMEELSRRWLNSGVLADKYGYSFTMLGGETIHWDLFSLFPGRFEPSLLPTQMSVSHPVHTAMIALACGIAFRLRPKLTNWVFLFPGALLLWSILEHAAYNGQYKLPEWVLRLSDWTGDGYRTRPIFLTMLALSLAADYWSLNKVRQRLPKLPNELFFNPISELWNMTAALFLDRGKFAYWLGFYRERRELGFNLLYGNEEAAGIQDHVRERMKLLYQVLTGLAAVLLVVSVFAGMDAYFSDVHASGGDGQACFACMFDSLQNWWDRLSWYEQGAIIVGALALALLFVEFWPALGFALTVSGTAGSGHEIAGYIRDPKKLLTPENAFSVALGVLLSRIPFGRALKWLGKKGRRYARKLLDKLGSRKPDIDVPVKPPKHEGSGPGNHGEDPKKPDDDPPNKEHADEETNHAAPRTQAELDELATDPAIGNRITPKTIAEREVGLGLESRGEVQGLVRDPSGRAEFIDASGQKWDVKAFHSKYAPKGYNLSDAMTNIRKSISNNENVMLDTRNLSPEHLSELKDELVRTGLINQVKLWP, from the coding sequence GTGAATACGATCTGGGCCATTCGAACAGGAATTCGGGATTTCGTCGCGCGCATCGTTGGCACTTACCAAGCGTTGATCATGAAATACCCGATCATTAAAAAGGCGTATATGATTTATTCCTGGTTGTCGCTCATCATGCTAATTGTAAGCTTGTTGTTCGTTGAAGAATCGCGTACCATGCTGGTTCAATATTTATGGTCGTTTTACGTGCTGCTGCAATTTTGGTTTCTGTGCCGAAGCAAGACGATCCCGTGGAAGCAGAGCGTTGTGTTCGTCTTGGCAGGCGTGTTTATTGTCGTTCCGTTGACGACGCTTACGGTTCATGCCTTCCACGCGCTCTTCGGAGGAAGAACATCGGATACGTGGTCCATGGCCTTCATCACGCCTATATTCGAAGAAACGTGGAAGCTTCTTCCGCTCGGGTTATTCCTGTTGTTCTCTCGCCGCGCTTCCGCTTTGAGCTTAAGCGATTATACGCTCATCGGCGCAGCGACCGGCGTCGGCTTTCAATTGATGGAGGAGCTCTCCCGAAGGTGGCTGAATTCCGGCGTTCTTGCGGACAAATATGGCTATAGCTTTACGATGTTAGGCGGAGAAACGATCCATTGGGATTTATTCTCCTTATTTCCAGGTCGTTTCGAACCAAGTCTGTTACCGACGCAAATGTCCGTCAGCCATCCCGTGCATACCGCCATGATAGCGCTTGCCTGCGGCATTGCCTTTCGTCTGCGGCCAAAACTGACGAATTGGGTTTTTCTGTTCCCGGGAGCGCTGCTGCTATGGTCGATCCTAGAGCACGCGGCGTACAACGGTCAATATAAGCTGCCCGAATGGGTGTTGCGGCTTAGTGATTGGACAGGCGATGGATATCGAACGCGGCCGATTTTTCTGACGATGCTGGCCTTATCGCTCGCAGCCGATTACTGGTCGCTGAATAAAGTGCGCCAACGCCTTCCGAAGCTGCCGAACGAGCTGTTTTTCAATCCGATATCCGAGCTATGGAACATGACGGCGGCCCTATTCCTGGACCGCGGGAAATTCGCTTATTGGCTTGGCTTCTACAGGGAACGGCGGGAGCTTGGGTTCAACTTGCTCTACGGAAACGAGGAAGCCGCCGGCATACAGGATCATGTCCGGGAACGGATGAAGCTCCTGTACCAGGTGCTTACCGGGCTTGCCGCGGTTTTGCTGGTTGTGTCCGTGTTCGCAGGCATGGATGCCTACTTCTCGGACGTCCACGCCTCGGGCGGCGATGGCCAAGCTTGTTTTGCCTGCATGTTCGATTCCTTGCAAAATTGGTGGGATCGGCTGTCATGGTACGAGCAAGGCGCGATCATCGTAGGCGCTCTTGCGTTAGCGCTGCTGTTCGTCGAGTTCTGGCCGGCGCTTGGCTTTGCGTTGACCGTGTCGGGGACCGCCGGCAGCGGACATGAGATTGCCGGTTATATCCGCGATCCCAAGAAGCTGTTGACGCCCGAAAATGCGTTCTCCGTAGCCTTAGGAGTTCTGTTAAGTCGAATTCCCTTCGGCAGAGCGCTCAAATGGCTGGGGAAGAAAGGGCGCCGCTACGCCCGGAAGCTCCTCGACAAACTGGGTTCCCGGAAGCCGGATATTGACGTGCCGGTCAAACCTCCCAAGCACGAAGGAAGCGGGCCCGGCAATCACGGGGAAGATCCCAAGAAACCGGATGACGATCCGCCGAACAAGGAGCATGCCGATGAAGAGACGAATCATGCAGCTCCAAGAACGCAGGCTGAATTAGATGAACTGGCAACGGATCCCGCAATCGGCAATCGTATAACGCCGAAGACGATCGCTGAACGCGAAGTCGGGCTTGGCCTTGAATCGAGAGGCGAAGTACAAGGGCTTGTCAGAGACCCGAGCGGAAGAGCCGAGTTTATCGATGCTTCGGGGCAAAAATGGGATGTTAAAGCGTTTCATTCCAAATACGCGCCAAAAGGTTATAATCTATCCGACGCCATGACGAATATAAGAAAGAGTATTTCTAATAACGAAAACGTCATGCTGGATACGCGAAATTTATCGCCTGAACATTTGTCGGAGTTAAAGGATGAATTAGTTCGGACGGGATTAATAAATCAGGTGAAATTATGGCCGTGA
- a CDS encoding NUDIX hydrolase, translating into MFFVNARAIVERIREGKTEIIIQTRNKPGEPKQLELPGGQIEMFESLTDALRREVKEETGLDVTWIEGEDTRIDTQGINPEVVVECVRPFAAYQTIRGGIDSVGYYFVCRAEGELLKEGDCAQNPRWIAIDELAEQLHRDPLQFLNIDCAAIKFYLKHRANVVPVVEL; encoded by the coding sequence ATGTTTTTCGTCAATGCCCGTGCGATCGTAGAGCGTATCCGCGAAGGGAAAACCGAGATCATCATTCAGACGCGCAACAAGCCGGGTGAACCGAAGCAACTGGAGCTGCCGGGGGGCCAAATCGAGATGTTCGAGTCGTTAACGGACGCACTGCGCCGCGAAGTGAAGGAAGAAACGGGTCTCGATGTCACTTGGATCGAAGGGGAAGATACGCGTATCGATACGCAAGGGATCAATCCGGAAGTCGTTGTCGAATGCGTGCGGCCCTTTGCCGCATACCAGACGATCAGAGGCGGAATCGATTCGGTCGGTTACTACTTCGTTTGCAGGGCGGAAGGCGAATTGCTCAAAGAAGGCGACTGTGCGCAAAATCCCCGCTGGATCGCAATTGATGAGCTGGCTGAACAACTACATCGAGATCCGCTGCAGTTTCTTAACATCGACTGCGCTGCCATCAAGTTCTACTTGAAACATCGCGCAAATGTCGTACCGGTTGTCGAACTATAA
- a CDS encoding histidine phosphatase family protein, with protein MIEIRKTNGQENVIALSKNTSIETNRRVSLNFYVVRHCKALGQSPAAKLTDEGYKQAVRLAEWLSDKKIERIISSPYDRAIQSMIPLASQLAITVDTDLRLAERVLCAEDHPRWREMLRSSFLDLDLRYEGGESSRAAMMRAAAVVDELRSSGHANVVLATHGNLMTLLLKVYDRDRFGFEQWAALTNPDVFHLEFQEDLPVIRREWLD; from the coding sequence ATGATCGAAATTCGCAAGACGAACGGGCAGGAGAACGTCATCGCATTGTCAAAGAATACTAGTATTGAAACTAATAGGAGGGTTAGTTTGAACTTCTATGTCGTACGACATTGCAAAGCACTCGGACAATCGCCCGCAGCGAAGCTTACGGACGAAGGGTACAAGCAAGCGGTGAGGCTCGCTGAATGGCTATCGGATAAGAAGATCGAACGTATTATTTCCAGCCCTTATGATCGGGCGATCCAGTCCATGATTCCTCTAGCGAGCCAATTAGCCATAACGGTAGATACGGATTTGCGCTTGGCTGAAAGAGTATTATGCGCGGAAGATCATCCCCGTTGGCGCGAAATGCTACGCAGCTCGTTTCTGGACCTTGACCTGCGTTACGAAGGCGGGGAATCGAGCAGGGCGGCTATGATGCGCGCGGCTGCGGTTGTCGATGAATTAAGAAGCAGCGGACATGCCAACGTCGTCCTCGCTACGCACGGCAACCTAATGACCTTGCTGCTAAAGGTTTACGATCGCGATCGATTCGGTTTTGAACAATGGGCCGCCTTAACGAATCCGGATGTGTTCCATCTTGAATTTCAAGAAGATTTACCGGTGATACGGCGGGAATGGCTGGATTAA
- a CDS encoding GNAT family N-acetyltransferase: MLIRPIEAKDNAIIERIIRECLIEFGGNREGLAWEDDSLSRLADFYTAEGQAYWVVEQDGEVVGGCGISPFADSAEVCELQKMYLLTSSRGTGIAATLLDTALSFARLHYQQCYLETLSNMIAANRFYVKHGFVPLEAPLAGSEHFACDAWYIKPLADD; encoded by the coding sequence TTGCTCATTCGACCCATAGAAGCCAAGGACAACGCGATCATCGAACGCATTATTCGGGAATGCCTGATTGAATTTGGAGGAAACAGGGAGGGTCTGGCTTGGGAGGACGACAGTTTAAGCCGTCTTGCCGATTTCTATACCGCCGAAGGACAAGCGTACTGGGTCGTTGAACAGGACGGAGAGGTCGTCGGGGGATGCGGCATCTCTCCCTTTGCGGATTCCGCCGAAGTATGCGAGCTGCAAAAGATGTACTTGCTGACAAGCAGCAGAGGAACGGGAATTGCGGCAACGTTGTTAGACACCGCATTGTCATTTGCGCGTCTTCATTACCAGCAGTGCTACCTCGAGACATTGAGCAACATGATCGCGGCGAATCGGTTTTACGTCAAACACGGCTTCGTGCCGCTCGAGGCTCCGCTTGCCGGCTCGGAGCATTTTGCTTGCGACGCTTGGTATATCAAGCCCTTAGCGGACGATTAA